In one window of Pseudomonas sp. IAC-BECa141 DNA:
- a CDS encoding EamA family transporter, which translates to MLATALVLVAALLHAAWNTLIKFSAERLLVVACMDTVALLFVALAFPFISLPPPEIWPWILASAAFELLYRYLLIQAYRVGDLGLVYPLMRGLSPLVVLALTLIFAGEVLTTQQIFGILLIPLGMACLLWQGGGGKHLPWSMLPVVALIGLCIGCYTYIDGQALRRWSHPLDYLVWVTLLSAWPFPLLAWVAKRPAFRLFWREQWRLGLAVGFCVLFSYALVLWAMQLGSIAEAAALREISVILVVLFGMRYLKEPFGRPRLLACGLVLVGMLVMKL; encoded by the coding sequence GTGCTGGCGACAGCTCTGGTGTTGGTGGCGGCGCTGTTGCATGCAGCGTGGAATACGTTGATCAAATTCAGTGCCGAGCGGCTGCTGGTGGTGGCCTGCATGGACACCGTGGCACTGTTGTTCGTCGCGCTGGCATTCCCTTTCATCAGCCTGCCGCCGCCGGAGATCTGGCCGTGGATTCTGGCGTCGGCGGCGTTCGAGCTGCTTTATCGCTACCTGTTGATCCAGGCCTATCGGGTCGGCGACCTGGGGCTGGTCTATCCATTGATGCGCGGATTGTCGCCGCTGGTCGTGCTGGCGCTGACCCTGATCTTCGCCGGCGAAGTGCTGACCACCCAGCAGATCTTCGGGATCCTGTTGATCCCGCTGGGCATGGCCTGCCTGCTTTGGCAGGGCGGCGGCGGGAAACACCTGCCGTGGTCGATGCTGCCGGTAGTGGCGCTGATCGGCTTGTGCATCGGCTGCTACACCTACATCGATGGCCAGGCGTTGCGGCGCTGGTCGCATCCGCTGGATTACCTGGTCTGGGTCACACTGCTCAGTGCCTGGCCGTTTCCGTTGCTGGCGTGGGTGGCCAAACGTCCGGCGTTCAGGCTGTTCTGGCGCGAGCAATGGAGGCTGGGTCTGGCGGTCGGGTTCTGCGTGTTGTTCAGCTACGCTCTGGTGCTGTGGGCGATGCAGTTGGGTTCGATTGCCGAAGCGGCGGCATTGCGTGAAATCAGCGTGATCCTGGTGGTGCTGTTCGGCATGCGATACCTGAAAGAACCTTTCGGCCGGCCACGGCTCTTAGCCTGTGGGCTGGTGCTGGTCGGCATGCTGGTGATGAAGCTCTGA
- a CDS encoding MFS transporter, with protein sequence MPLALLALAVAAFGIGTTEFVIMGLLPDVARDLAVSIPHAGLLITGYALGVVFGAPILAIGTANMPRKATLLGMTLMFILGNVLCALAPNYATLMAARVVTALCHGAFFGIGSVVAAGLVAPNKRAQAIAMMFTGLTLANVLGVPLGTALGQYAGWRSTFWAVSVIGVIAALAQWLWLPKHIPMDKANLASEFKVLGKVNVLLALGMSVLASTSLFSVFTYIAPILQDITGVSPHGVTVMLLLFGVGLTGGSMLGGRLADSRLLPSLVGVALAVVVILAAFSQTSRAVVPAAVTLVLWGIFAFALCPILQLLIIDQAHEAPNLGSTLNQSAFNLGNAAGAWIGGLVVASGADLADLPWTGALVGVLTVLTALFFIYLQRRGVAAVNVSG encoded by the coding sequence ATGCCACTCGCCTTGCTTGCACTCGCTGTTGCCGCTTTCGGCATCGGCACCACTGAATTCGTCATCATGGGCCTGCTGCCCGATGTCGCCCGCGACCTCGCGGTGAGCATTCCCCACGCCGGCCTGTTGATCACCGGCTACGCCCTGGGCGTGGTGTTCGGTGCGCCGATCCTGGCGATCGGCACCGCCAACATGCCGCGCAAGGCCACACTGCTGGGCATGACGCTGATGTTCATCCTCGGCAACGTGCTGTGCGCACTGGCGCCGAACTACGCGACACTGATGGCGGCGCGGGTGGTGACTGCGTTGTGCCACGGGGCGTTCTTCGGCATCGGTTCGGTGGTGGCCGCCGGGCTGGTCGCGCCGAACAAACGGGCGCAGGCAATTGCAATGATGTTCACCGGCCTGACCCTGGCCAACGTCCTCGGTGTACCACTGGGCACTGCGCTCGGCCAGTACGCAGGCTGGCGCTCGACCTTCTGGGCGGTCTCGGTGATCGGTGTGATCGCCGCCCTCGCCCAGTGGCTGTGGTTGCCGAAACATATCCCGATGGACAAGGCCAACCTCGCCAGCGAATTCAAAGTGCTGGGCAAGGTCAACGTGTTGCTGGCGCTGGGCATGAGCGTGCTGGCCTCCACCAGCCTGTTCAGCGTGTTCACCTACATCGCGCCGATTCTGCAGGACATCACCGGCGTCAGCCCCCACGGCGTGACTGTGATGCTGTTGTTGTTCGGCGTCGGCCTGACCGGCGGCAGCATGCTCGGCGGTCGCCTGGCCGACAGTCGCCTGCTGCCGTCGCTGGTGGGTGTCGCGCTGGCGGTGGTGGTGATTCTGGCGGCGTTCAGCCAGACCAGTCGAGCGGTGGTTCCGGCGGCGGTCACGCTGGTGCTGTGGGGGATTTTTGCCTTCGCCCTGTGCCCGATCCTGCAACTGCTGATCATCGATCAGGCGCATGAAGCACCGAACCTCGGTTCGACCCTGAACCAGAGCGCGTTCAACCTCGGCAATGCCGCCGGCGCGTGGATCGGCGGGCTGGTGGTCGCCAGCGGTGCGGACCTGGCCGACTTGCCGTGGACCGGCGCGCTGGTGGGTGTGCTGACCGTGCTGACGGCGCTGTTTTTCATCTACCTGCAACGTCGGGGTGTCGCTGCGGTCAATGTGTCCGGCTGA